In Burkholderia contaminans, the following proteins share a genomic window:
- a CDS encoding alpha/beta hydrolase, whose amino-acid sequence MPLNPKIAQVLDMVERAKRPSYHHQTPQQARAAYEKSAPILDVAPAPMHSVEECVVPTRDGRTIGARLYLPVAPSLAEPLPALVYYHGGGFTVGSVDTHDALCRMFAHDAQCAVLSVGYRLAPEHRFPTAVHDADDALQWLHREAAAFGIDAERLAVGGDSAGGTLATVCAVLARDAGIRLALQMLIYPGVTGFQDTESHARLANGYLLTQDTIQWFFMQYIRDRADRDDWRFAPLDGTRDAPSFAGVAPAWIATAEYDPLSDEGAAYAEKLRAAGNAVTLVCYPGMIHEFFKMGGYVPEVRAAHADAVAALKAAFDDV is encoded by the coding sequence ATGCCGCTGAATCCGAAGATCGCCCAGGTGCTCGACATGGTCGAGCGCGCGAAACGTCCGTCCTATCACCACCAGACGCCGCAGCAGGCGCGCGCCGCGTACGAGAAGAGCGCGCCGATTCTCGACGTCGCACCGGCGCCGATGCATTCGGTCGAGGAATGCGTCGTGCCGACGCGCGACGGCCGCACGATCGGCGCGAGGCTGTACCTGCCGGTCGCGCCGAGCCTGGCGGAGCCGCTGCCCGCGCTCGTGTACTACCACGGCGGTGGTTTCACGGTCGGCAGCGTCGATACGCACGACGCGCTGTGCCGGATGTTCGCGCACGATGCGCAATGTGCGGTGCTGTCGGTCGGCTACCGGCTCGCGCCCGAACACAGGTTTCCGACCGCGGTGCACGACGCCGACGACGCATTGCAATGGCTGCATCGCGAAGCGGCTGCGTTCGGCATCGATGCCGAACGATTGGCCGTCGGCGGCGACAGCGCGGGCGGCACGCTCGCGACCGTCTGCGCGGTGCTCGCACGCGACGCAGGCATTCGCCTTGCGCTGCAGATGCTGATCTACCCGGGCGTGACGGGTTTCCAGGACACGGAATCGCACGCAAGGCTCGCGAACGGCTACTTGCTGACGCAGGACACGATCCAGTGGTTTTTCATGCAATACATACGCGATCGGGCGGACCGTGACGACTGGCGTTTCGCACCGCTCGACGGCACGCGTGATGCGCCGTCGTTCGCGGGCGTCGCGCCGGCATGGATCGCGACGGCCGAATACGATCCGCTGAGCGACGAAGGCGCTGCGTATGCGGAAAAGTTGCGTGCGGCGGGCAACGCGGTCACGCTCGTCTGCTATCCGGGGATGATCCACGAATTCTTCAAGATGGGCGGCTACGTGCCCGAGGTGCGGGCCGCGCATGCCGACGCGGTGGCGGCGCTGAAGGCCGCATTCGACGACGTTTGA
- a CDS encoding NRDE family protein, with product MCLIAFDWQPDAAAGPVFTLTANRDEFFRRTSAPLSWWEDVPGVLAGRDLEAGGTWLGVSRDGRFAALTNYRAPFDIRAGAPTRGKLVSDFLGGPSIAPLDYLGRLAEHAAVYNGFNLLVGDWRRRELAWFCNRAPEGESSVAAPVAIAPGVHALSNARLDTPWPKVVRKRAELGTLLTDNPTPSLDELIALMRDPHVADDDALPHTGIPIERERALSAAFIETPEYGTRGTTALRVTMKEGVRLTVEIKERCDDDGSHRTVRPGTFERALTFDLDATPPR from the coding sequence ATGTGTCTGATTGCCTTCGACTGGCAGCCTGATGCCGCCGCCGGTCCCGTCTTTACCCTCACCGCCAACCGCGACGAGTTCTTTCGTCGGACCAGCGCGCCGCTCTCATGGTGGGAAGATGTACCGGGCGTGCTGGCCGGCCGCGATCTCGAAGCGGGCGGCACGTGGCTCGGCGTATCGCGCGACGGCCGTTTCGCCGCGCTGACGAACTACCGCGCACCGTTCGACATCCGCGCGGGTGCGCCGACCCGCGGCAAGCTCGTGTCCGACTTCCTCGGCGGCCCGTCCATCGCGCCGCTCGACTACCTCGGGCGGCTCGCGGAGCATGCGGCCGTCTACAACGGCTTCAACCTGCTCGTCGGCGACTGGCGACGGCGTGAGCTCGCGTGGTTCTGCAATCGCGCACCCGAAGGTGAAAGCAGTGTCGCCGCGCCTGTCGCGATCGCGCCCGGCGTGCATGCGCTGTCGAATGCGCGGCTCGATACGCCCTGGCCGAAAGTGGTGCGCAAGCGCGCGGAACTCGGCACGCTGCTCACCGACAATCCGACCCCGTCGCTCGACGAGCTGATCGCGCTGATGCGCGACCCGCATGTCGCGGACGACGACGCACTGCCGCACACCGGTATTCCGATCGAGCGCGAGCGTGCGCTGTCGGCCGCGTTCATCGAGACACCCGAATACGGCACGCGCGGCACGACCGCGCTGCGCGTCACGATGAAGGAAGGCGTGCGGCTGACGGTCGAGATCAAAGAACGCTGCGACGACGACGGCTCGCACCGCACCGTCCGGCCCGGCACGTTCGAGCGCGCGCTCACGTTCGACCTCGACGCGACGCCGCCGCGCTGA
- a CDS encoding GNAT family N-acetyltransferase, with protein MTNGVVETGDWTVLGGDAARIRDAVFVREQQIPPEWELDDDDPLSLHAVAYRVDAATGARRAVATGRLLPSGTIGRVAVLADARGQGVGSAVLNALLDAARRRGEIVVRLYAQDSAVSFYLRHGFAAVGEPFVEAGVPHVEMARAP; from the coding sequence ATGACGAACGGCGTGGTGGAAACGGGCGACTGGACGGTACTCGGCGGCGATGCCGCGCGGATTCGCGATGCGGTGTTCGTGCGCGAGCAGCAGATACCGCCGGAATGGGAGCTCGATGACGACGATCCGCTGTCGCTCCATGCGGTGGCGTACCGCGTCGATGCGGCGACCGGCGCGCGCCGCGCGGTCGCGACGGGGCGGCTGCTGCCGTCCGGCACGATCGGGCGCGTCGCGGTACTGGCCGACGCGCGCGGGCAGGGCGTCGGGTCAGCCGTGCTGAACGCGCTGCTGGATGCGGCGCGGCGCCGCGGCGAAATCGTCGTGCGGCTCTACGCGCAGGATTCGGCCGTGTCGTTCTACCTGCGGCACGGCTTCGCGGCGGTCGGTGAACCGTTCGTCGAAGCCGGCGTGCCGCACGTCGAGATGGCACGCGCGCCGTAG